A single window of Jiangella alkaliphila DNA harbors:
- a CDS encoding D-arabinono-1,4-lactone oxidase, with amino-acid sequence MSAERTNWAGNLTYAATLIHTPASVEELQELVARTGRIRALGSRHSFSDVADTTGELVSVAGLPPPVDVDAAARTVTVAAGLRYGDVAEELHRQGWALHNLGSLPHISVAGAVATATHGSGDGNGNLATAVAGLHLVRADGELVTLRRDDPDFDGAVVALGALGVVVAVTLDVVPAFEVRQVVYDDLPLRTVAERFDEIFAAAYSVSVFTDWASGTARGWVKHRVEDGDGWTPDPHWLGARLADGARNPVPGMPAANATEQQDVAGPWYDRLPHFRLEFTPSSGAELQSEYLVPRDHAVEAFGALARLAGRIAPLLHISEIRTVAADDLWLSSSYGRDVAGFHFTWKQDPDGVGPVLAEIERALAPYDARPHWGKLFTVDPGQVRERYPRLADFRRLRGAYDPDGRFGNAFLDRYIG; translated from the coding sequence GTGAGCGCGGAACGGACGAACTGGGCGGGCAACCTCACCTACGCCGCCACGCTGATCCACACGCCGGCGTCGGTCGAGGAGCTGCAGGAGCTCGTCGCGCGCACCGGGCGCATCCGGGCCCTGGGCAGCCGGCACTCGTTCAGCGACGTCGCCGACACGACCGGCGAGCTGGTCTCTGTCGCCGGGCTGCCGCCGCCGGTGGACGTCGACGCGGCGGCACGGACGGTGACGGTCGCGGCCGGGCTGCGCTACGGCGACGTCGCCGAGGAGCTGCACCGGCAGGGCTGGGCGCTGCACAACCTCGGCTCGCTGCCGCACATCTCGGTTGCCGGGGCGGTCGCGACGGCGACCCACGGGTCCGGCGACGGCAACGGCAACCTCGCGACGGCGGTGGCCGGGCTGCACCTGGTGCGCGCCGACGGCGAACTGGTCACGCTGCGCCGCGACGACCCCGACTTCGACGGCGCCGTCGTGGCGCTCGGCGCGCTCGGCGTCGTGGTGGCGGTGACGCTCGACGTCGTGCCCGCGTTCGAGGTCCGCCAGGTGGTCTACGACGACCTCCCGCTGCGCACCGTCGCCGAGCGGTTCGACGAGATCTTCGCCGCCGCCTACAGCGTCAGCGTCTTCACCGACTGGGCGAGCGGGACGGCGCGCGGCTGGGTCAAGCACCGGGTCGAGGACGGCGACGGCTGGACGCCGGACCCGCACTGGCTGGGCGCCCGGCTCGCCGACGGAGCGCGCAACCCGGTGCCGGGCATGCCCGCAGCCAACGCCACCGAGCAGCAGGACGTGGCCGGGCCCTGGTACGACCGGCTGCCGCATTTCCGGCTCGAGTTCACCCCGAGCAGCGGCGCGGAGCTGCAGTCCGAGTACCTGGTGCCGCGCGACCACGCGGTCGAGGCGTTCGGCGCCCTCGCGCGGCTGGCCGGCCGGATCGCCCCGCTGCTGCACATCTCCGAGATCCGCACCGTCGCCGCCGACGACCTCTGGCTCAGCTCGTCCTACGGCCGCGACGTCGCCGGCTTCCACTTCACCTGGAAGCAGGACCCGGACGGCGTCGGCCCGGTGCTGGCGGAGATCGAGCGCGCGCTGGCCCCGTACGACGCCCGGCCGCACTGGGGCAAGCTGTTCACCGTCGATCCCGGCCAGGTGCGCGAGCGGTACCCGCGGCTGGCCGACTTCCGCCGGCTGCGCGGCGCGTACGACCCCGATGGCCGGTTCGGCAACGCCTTCCTCGACCGCTACATCGGCTGA